One window from the genome of Methyloradius palustris encodes:
- a CDS encoding GGDEF domain-containing protein, with amino-acid sequence MKSPPINKAANAATRLAKVLDHSEQIKDVVEECAEELSSVNLVLKESLADIDHQPEVENAIEKSGEVKGKVQEAAEQLTIVNQALEHEIREREVLEHQLISVRQQEASARHEAFHDALTGLPNRVLFNDRLEHGLAQAKRHEWTLAIMFLDLDEFKSINDQYGHDAGDHVLKIISKRLIETTRVDDTVSRHGGDEFLYLIMEVDDRQDIALIAEKIIKALQAPCKVGKLELVVTASIGISVFPDDGESADVLIKSADKAMYQAKRTKSGYAFAGKH; translated from the coding sequence ATGAAAAGTCCCCCAATCAATAAAGCGGCTAATGCTGCCACCAGATTAGCTAAAGTCTTGGATCATAGTGAACAGATAAAAGATGTGGTAGAGGAATGCGCTGAGGAGTTATCTTCAGTGAATCTGGTGTTAAAAGAGAGCCTCGCGGATATAGACCACCAGCCAGAGGTTGAAAATGCGATTGAAAAAAGTGGTGAGGTGAAAGGCAAGGTGCAAGAGGCTGCCGAGCAACTAACTATCGTTAATCAAGCACTAGAGCATGAGATCAGGGAGCGCGAAGTGCTGGAGCACCAACTGATCTCTGTAAGGCAGCAAGAGGCATCAGCCCGCCATGAGGCTTTTCACGATGCTTTGACTGGCTTGCCTAACCGTGTGCTTTTCAACGATAGACTTGAGCATGGTCTGGCACAGGCTAAACGGCATGAATGGACGCTGGCCATCATGTTTTTGGATCTGGATGAGTTCAAGAGTATTAACGACCAATATGGCCATGATGCAGGTGACCATGTGTTAAAGATCATCTCGAAACGGCTGATAGAAACGACTCGCGTTGACGATACTGTGAGCCGACATGGCGGCGACGAGTTCTTGTATTTGATTATGGAAGTTGATGACAGGCAAGACATTGCGTTGATCGCAGAAAAGATTATCAAGGCGCTTCAAGCGCCATGTAAGGTAGGCAAGCTTGAACTCGTGGTCACTGCAAGCATTGGTATTTCAGTATTCCCAGATGATGGTGAGTCTGCTGATGTGTTGATCAAGAGTGCCGATAAAGCCATGTACCAGGCAAAACGGACTAAGTCTGGCTATGCTTTTGCAGGCAAACACTAA